The nucleotide window CTAGAACTCCACATCTACTAAAGAAACTgtgttggagcagggctgggtgcagctGGCCGGGACGTGTCTCTCGCCAGCTGAGTGCCAGCAGCACCACACGGTCCCGTCCCTCCCCGTCACACGCAGGGACTCCGAGCATCTCGGAGAAGGCAATTTCTTCTGTCTACCAAGAATTATTCACTAAATAAgttaatgaattaaaatttgCATAGACAATTAAGAAATGCAAAACCTCAATGAAAGCGCAGAAAAGGGAATCTGTAAAGCTCTTGTTCACAAGGATGCTGTCTAGCCTGTAGTGGTTTTTGTGAGATATTCTATTTCATAAGATTATCTTAGATGCAATTTATAATGATGCTGACCGAAGGAGTTAATCTGATACCAAGAGACTAAGatatccaaaattattttctgtgctctcCGAGTTGAATTATTGTGTTCCTCTTTCTGCTAATGCTAGATTGTTCACGCAACATTTTTATGGCTTTTCCCCACCAATATACAAACTTTTTGCTAGTTACTTTGAGAGCTGAGCCTTAGGACCGACAATTGACTGTTTTCCAAAGGCTCAGTTTAAATGTGTCTTCACACCGAGGAACGCCCTTAAAAGAGAACTGAAGCAGAAGATCCCTGGCTTAGCTGATCCCGCAGGGCAGAAGGCATGAGAATATAAAGGGGCACATCGCAGGGCTGCGCAAGGGAACGCCAGCCCTGCGGAGAGAGAAGGCAGCCTGGAGCGGGCAGGGCGACTCGGGGAGAGGGTGCTCAGCGGGAGGCGAGCGCAGcggagcagggagaaggggcagTGGGACTGTTGGACTGTAACCCAGCTCCTCGGGACACCGGCTCTATCCATACGGGAGAGTGGCCTTGAACTCCCAGGATGTGTCTGCAGCTAGCAGTAAGGAGGAGACAGCACTGATCAAAAAACAGGGAATGAAatgagcagaggagaaaaaaaaaaaaaaaaagaggaggcagCGGCTGCGCGGAGGGGAAGCACCCTAGCAGGGAGTTGTGCGTATAGCAAGAGTCTGGAGCTGCTCTGAACACAGATCCCGTGATCGACTGGATTCCCATGGTGTCCTGGAGCCAACACTCTCCCAGCAACCTTGCTGTGCTGGATGCTTGAGCACTCAAAAGGGGACACGCTCAGAGTTAGATTGGATAAAGTCTTGTTACGCTGAATTTCACTGTTTCTGATTATTTTGCTTGGGACTCACTTCCCAGacaattttacctttttctttacCTTATCCATAATTAATGTACTAAAACCTGTGCTTGGAAAGACTAATGAGAAGGGAGCAGTGAAACCCCTGCTCTCTCAAGTGGACAAATAGGAAAGAAGAacccaaaaaagaaacaccaggTAATACTCTGCCACTTAAGAGTTTCAATGAGAACACATTTATCTTGTGTCAAAAACTGTTTGGGGCGCTTCCCCCTTTAGCAGAACAAAGTCCAATGCCCACGGCACGGTGCCATCCTTGTGTTTGCACACAGAGAAGTCCCTCAGGCCAAATGACGGCCACCAGCACGGCAGCGTGGAGTAAATCCGACCCGTCATCCCGGAGAAGTGAATCCCAGCTACAGCCGTGCCCGCCGCTACAATGACATCCCACTTCGCTTCTTTGAGTCCTTCCGTGCAATGGGGCTGAAGGACAAGATCTCCTTGTAAATATGCtcttgaaaaacagaacaaaatcatCGTGAACATCACTCGCATGTGTGATTttagaggagagaaaggaaagtttGGCAGTTATATGTGCAGAGAGGAGGTGCTCAGTGGAGAGGGTATGGCAGGTACAAGCtgggaggaagagacagaaagcagagaggcaaaaaaaaaaaagtctgcctgAAGAGGTGGAGGGATCTTTGCCAAATGCATAAAAGCAAGAGCAAGGCAAGGGAGATGTGCACGATCATCGAGGCACCAGCGGGCGATCGCAGCCTTACTCAGCATGTGCACAGGAAAGAGGCGGGAAAGCCCCGCGTTAGACAGGAACTTAAAGAAGATCAACGTCTTACTTCTCCACTCATCTATCGAAAGCTTTTCATGTTCCAGAGAATCATCGTAGGACTGTTGCGCTTCTGTCTCCTCCTCGACGTCTCGGAACTGGTCAAAATAGGGGTGAGCCAACGCCTCCGTCGCTGTAAGGCGCTTTTCCACATCCAGCTGCAGCATCTTGTCAAGCAGGTCCACTGCTGTGGGAGAAGACAGGAACAGGGCTAAGCAAGGTGCGACGGGGAATGGGCATCCTGTGCATGAACCCTGCAAGTGATGGGACCGGTGTTTCCAGTACTACATCTCCAGacctgaaaatgaaagagaTTCCTCAACCTGGCCAAGGGAGCGTGGAGCTCTCGTCGGCAGGGATGCAAAATCTGCCTAACAGCAGCCTCAGGGAGCTCCTACTAACAGGACTGGAGGTGTAAATTGTGCAGAAACAACAAATTAGTCTTGAATAAGCCTTGCTGCGCGGATGGGGCTGCAAGAACGTAAACAGCAAGCCAGTAACTTcaagatatttttcagttttaatcatTTGCTTTCACTCTGACCCCTGCAACTCAAAGTAGTCTTAACATGAGTAATCTATATAGAAATCTATACATCCCTGGTAAACAGGAAGGCAGGAAACTCAGATACTGACAAGTCTGTCGGCCTCGTTCCCCCTTGGTTTTAACAgcttaatgcttttttcttctcagcttttAGAAGAGTTTTGCTCACTCTCACCTCTAatctacttgggaaaagagctCCTTGTAAGAGATCAATTTTTACCCTGAAAATTGCACATTTCAGCTGCCTGTTAAGTATCAATAGATCCAGGTGTTCAAATACAGTTATGACCTAAGCtgtactcttaaaaaaaaaaaaaaatattactgtcgTGGACTGTGGAGCTCTCCTAGCACCTTATCAAAACCTATGATGCGGGGCTGGgaaataagaatgaaaaaagaagagctggTTTGTTTATCTAAATGGTACTGATCACAGTATCACCTGGCTACAAGCAACAAGCTCTGGAAACCAGTATCGGCCAAAATTCATCCCAACTCACACCAAGTGGAGCTGATATATGCAACCGTCCTAATCCCTTAATTTGCATCCCACAACCCAGACATCCCGTTATACCCAGCACCCGCTCTCTGCTGGCTTGTTGATACGAGAGTCAGAAGTTTACCTCTTCCTTAACTATTTTATGTTACAggctgtttaaataaaaaatacaaaaatcaagTAAATGGCCAAGAACAGCAGAACATGGACATGCTAATGCcaataaagaataattttgcttttaattcatATATATTTGCCccggggaggggcaggggcacaACCTGCAAGGGAGGAAGTAGCAAGAAGTTatgagaaggagaaggaaaatcgCAGCTGTGGCGGTCAGCCTGCCTCCTTTCCAGCTGTGAACTCGTGAGAAACGCTGGAGATGACTTACCCTGCGGGTTGGCTTTGGGGAAAAGCACAGACAAATCCTTCTTGGGGATTTTAGGAAGTGACTTGATGTAACTCttagcctgaaggagaaaggaaagcacAGACATTTACTGCCTGTGGACAAGTGCCAGGGGACTGGGAAATACAGCTCTCGGGTCGCACGGCTCAGATGAGCAAGGGCAAACGAAGAGCAAATCATCCCAGATGTCACATTTCAGTGATCAGTTAGCAAGGAACTGTTTTTATCAATTGAGATACAGAAATATTCCTGCTTTAAAGGCCAAACTGGAGAACAGAAGAGGTCAGTGGTTTGCTGGGGCATCAGGCAGCTCGCCCGGGAGTCCCTGCAATCCACACCAGTTTCCCAACGCAACGCCAAATCCATCAGATGTGCCACTAGCAGAGAGAAACATCTTCCTTGCCAAGGGGAAAAGACTGCTGTcgctcctctcctctgctgtggAAGCAACACCTCTCCCATCTCAAAGACACGGCCAAGATAACCTCTCCGCaccacagctctgccagcaagaCCTGAATCCACAGCGAACCTTCTTACCGCTTTGTCCTCCAGCTTCTCCACGAAGTCTTCTCCTGGGTGCCCCGTTACTTTCAGGATCTGAGTCAGTTGATCGAGGTCTGGCAGGCTGCGTTAAAGATCACCCGTCCAGGAGCGAGCCCTGGACACCacccagcagctcagcctgcGGGTTGGCTGCAGGAGAGCCCGAGGACCCGCGGGAGCTACGAGCAGGTTATGAGACAAACCCAACAGAGCCACGCAAGCGGAGACTCATTAGACTGGCAAAAAGAGCTCCGAGGCTCTCCTCCCGGGATGCCGTTTTCATCAACGGAGAATTTTgctggcacagctctgccagggcaCATGCCATTAGGTTTGGGGAGGGAGCTGTGGCCACGCGAGGTTAGACTGCTGATGTAGAACGCACGTGGCCAGCACAGAGATGTATTTCTAAGGGTGGCTTGGCCCCCTCCTATCTTCTCTCTGTTCTCCTCACCAAAAAGACCCGCTGGTCCCTGTGATTACCTCCTGGTAAACCAGACTGACACCTGTTTCTCAGCAGCCTCATTCATAAAAGCCCTTTCACACACGCCAAGAATTATTCACCCCTCCCAGGGAAAAGGTTCAGCTTGAAAGGATACAGTCTTTTCCTTTAAACAGCGTTTTCCCAGTCAGCATTTCTGCCATGATGCAGCCAATAGACCAGATATCCACtgttcagagagaaaaaggagaaaaaaaaaaataaaaaaaaaggacagtaaAAAGGAAGCAATGATTGCTGGAGCTGTTGCTTGCAGCAGGCACCGATTCAAATTTCATTCCCATTTTCCACCCTCCCCTGTTGTTTCTATGCTGCtaaaatctctgctttcatCATTTTCCGCAGGCACTAGCTTTGGGAGTGGTGCAACAGCTCTGGGACTCGCTCTGCTCCAGGGCACGCTGAtgataaagaggaaaaacatctgGAGGGTTACGTGAGATTTGACCCAGGCGTGACAGCGGGATCCCCGGGCTCGTCACCAGACAGTCACACCGCTGAAGCAAGGCAGCTCACCTGTCTGGTTGTAATGCATCCAGTTCAGAATGACTTCTGGCGCTCTGTACCAGCGCGTAACCACGTAGCCGGTCATTTCGGCATCAGCGTGTCTGGCCAAGCCAAAATCCAAGATCTGCAATTCAccaaaggaagagggagaaggaagggcagGAGACAAAAGAGAAATCCTACAGGCAAACGAGAATCTACTTCTAAGAGGAAACGAAGCAGATCCAATCAGATAATAACGAAGCTCCAACTACACCATAGCCACCCACAGGACAGTTCAAAGAACTAACAGGTTTGTCTTAATTCCACCGTGAATTGCAGGCTGACTGCAAAACCAGTTGTTGTGCGAAGACCCCGCCAAAAGGATCAGTGCTGTGTGCTACCTGGAAGGTCACTTCCTTTCTCAAAGCTTACTTTTCAACTCTGAGCTTTATTAATTGAGTGGTTCTATAACCTGGCAGCAAAGGCATGCTCCCAGGCCACCACGACTCACCCTTTCCTATAAAAACACCTTGCCGCTGACAGGGGATGGCCTCTCCCTCAATACTGGAGATGAGCATAGCTTGACCCAACCTTTACGGGCAACGGAGCCTTTCCCTGTAATATGTGTTACAGCGCAAACGCGTGCTGCAAGCAAACCCTTCAGAGCAATACTGAAAATAACTTTGTCTGGAATCACAACCATCACGTCAATGAGAACCAAAGGGTAACTTTGGTTGAATCCAGTTATCCTTCAGGGATCGTTCACCTAACGCAAGTATTGCTCAGCAGTACTGAATTTGTTTAGGAAGTCGTTACGAACTGCCGTGCTGCAGGAATTACGGCGACAGGATGTTCATTCCAAGTCTTGGGCCCTGATTCAGCAAGTTACATCAGCAGGTGATTATTTCCCACTGCCTGCAACCGCCGAGTAATGAAATGCCTTGAATCAAGTTTCGGAAGGCAAGAGGGAACATGACGGTGCCAAATtcctgctggcagagcagctcctccaCGATCTGATATGCTACGTGCTACAAAGCGGTGCTTTTCCACCTACCTTCAGCTGACAGTCCTCGTTCACAGCCAGGTTGCCTGGCTTCAGGTCCTACAACAGCCAAGAGCAGAATAATAAGggatgtttttatttacaaCACGTCAACACGAGCCTCAGCCAAACCTCCGCTTGTCTTTGATGGGATCCCATAACATCCCAAGTCCAGTATTGATACAGCAAAGACAGCACGCCTGCTATACTGTACAGCTTCagattactattttattttttctgaaagagtttTAATTCAAAACGCATCAGAAAATGCTTCACGGCTCGtcagaaaatgcagcatttccTCAAAACGCTGCACAAACGAGCAAATCCAAACACATACAGGGTGtaggagggaaaagagggaggaCACCAGAGAGACCTCTGAGCAGATGAGGCTATTAGTGAAACCATGTTTAGGAATTTATTAACTTTACGACCGAGCTACGTTTCTCCTAAACAGACAAAAACCAGAGTAACAGCGTACACGAACTTACCCTGTGGATGATTCCGGCTGAATGAATATACtgcaataaaaagagaaaccacAATGTGATCACCAGCAGACAAGACTTTCTGTTCTCCAGCGGAGAAACGAGAGCTACGAACAAGAACTTGCTGAGAACACAactctgcagcctgctgcaggtCCCCAGCCCCCAGAGAAGcagtttgaaaagaaatctCCACACTGACTTTCTGACAATATTTGCAATTACACTGCCAGTCTAAAGAAGGggcacagagcagaagaggagcAATAGTTCCTTACAGCGAATAAACTAACAGCTTCAAACTGTCCAACAAAGGCATCAGGATTACAGGTAGGAACATGGTCAGTAGATGACAGAAGTTGGTTTGGGTGTTAAAcgatgtgaaaaaaaaatctcactaaTTAAAACGCAAAATTGGAAATCAGATTTGAGTTGCAAAAACTGACTACATGGCTTTTATCACACCAATTAAACCTTCTGCGTGTTCTTCCCCCCTTTATTTAAGCTCGAGGTAACAGTGATCTGGGGAAAGGTGTGATTAAGGCAAACTCATTAATGCCTGTAAGCCACCGCTCTGACTCCAGGTGAAGGATCACAGAGGGCAGCATTAAGACATCGTCTCTGCATCGCAGGGTTTGCAGGGATTGCGCTCTGCTCTCGAAGCCAGTTAAAGCAGCATATTCCTTCCTTATTCTGTTGAATAGAAAATCATTCCCTCTGTCTTCTCCCCTGGGAGCCTCTGTTAGGAATTCAGCAGAAGCTCCCTTTGCTGCCAGCCTCTTCATTTCTACAGAGTTTTGCCAAGGGTTTGGGCAAAGTCAAAGAGCGACGCAACCGCTGTCACAGAAGAACCATCGCAAGGTCTACGACTGCCGATTGCCGCGATACGCGATGGGCTGATGTGAACGAGCAGCCATTTTGATTGATGTGTGCTGGAACAAGAGCAGTTCAACAGCAAATGCCTGTTCTCAGGGGACGCCATAAACCCCCGAGTCTTCCTACGCAGTGTTGGAAGGGGGTTGTGTTATGGTCAACCCAGAGGTGACGTGTAGAGGAGACACGGGGAGTCACTGAACTCCTCCAGACCCACCTACCTTCAGCCCTTTCAGCATCTGGTAGACCAGGTACTGGATCTTTTCATCACTGAATTCATGTCCCATGATCTTTTGTAAATCTGTCCGCATGTATGGCATCACCAGGTAGCTAAAAGGCAGTAAGACAAGGCCCTGAGTCTAGAAGAAAAACATAGGGAACCAGGCTAGCCTTGTTCTCacttggttttgggttttttttcttttggctgcaTAACTTACTGTAACTAAGACAAGTTGTTGTGACAATGTTCCTGGCTAACTCGCATTTCCTGCAGTGATGCTGGGATTTTGACCTGCTCTGAAAATtgccctttctcctcccctcaaATCAGATATCTGACGTCAAGTAAGAACAAGGATCTTCCAAACTTTAACTATCCTGAATTAGTTTACTTTGGACCTCAAGTGATGTTCAATTCCAGACAGCTTTACACCATCTGGGAGCTGAAACATCTTGCGCAGCTTTAGAGAGTCTTGCAAAACTGCTGCGTTGGCTCCCAAATTTATCTTTGTAATGttctccagccctgcctcagAAGGCAACGTCTAGCTTCCTTCAGCCTTTGGCCTGCCTCGTGAGACTGCTAATTAGTTGACGGTCTTCCAGCAGGAACTGCTCTGAGAACCTTCAAACACTTTTCCTGCAGGCTGCTAAATACCCAGCCGTCGACCGAAAACCCAAAGCCAGGTGCACGCTGCTCGTGCCCAaggatggggaaaggaaaacGACTCGTCCAACCTGACCATCAACACAGAGGGGAAAtgccaaaaa belongs to Pelecanus crispus isolate bPelCri1 chromosome 17, bPelCri1.pri, whole genome shotgun sequence and includes:
- the MAPK13 gene encoding mitogen-activated protein kinase 13 isoform X2 — protein: MNIARRRGFYRQEVNKTLWELPRRYTSLHPVGSGAYGSVCSAIDKKTGEKVAIKKLCRPFQSEIFAKRAYRELMLLKHMQHENVIGLLDVFTSATSYQGFQDFYLVMPYMRTDLQKIMGHEFSDEKIQYLVYQMLKGLKYIHSAGIIHRDLKPGNLAVNEDCQLKILDFGLARHADAEMTGYVVTRWYRAPEVILNWMHYNQTVDIWSIGCIMAEMLTGKTLFKGKDYLDQLTQILKVTGHPGEDFVEKLEDKAAKSYIKSLPKIPKKDLSVLFPKANPQVDLLDKMLQLDVEKRLTATEALAHPYFDQFRDVEEETEAQQSYDDSLEHEKLSIDEWRKHIYKEILSFSPIARKDSKKRSGMSL
- the MAPK13 gene encoding mitogen-activated protein kinase 13 isoform X3, translated to MNIARRRGFYRQEVNKTLWELPRRYTSLHPVGSGAYGSVCSAIDKKTGEKVAIKKLCRPFQSEIFAKRAYRELMLLKHMQHENVIGLLDVFTSATSYQGFQDFYLVMPYMRTDLQKIMGHEFSDEKIQYLVYQMLKGLKDLKPGNLAVNEDCQLKILDFGLARHADAEMTGYVVTRWYRAPEVILNWMHYNQTVDIWSIGCIMAEMLTGKTLFKGKDYLDQLTQILKVTGHPGEDFVEKLEDKAAKSYIKSLPKIPKKDLSVLFPKANPQAVDLLDKMLQLDVEKRLTATEALAHPYFDQFRDVEEETEAQQSYDDSLEHEKLSIDEWRKHIYKEILSFSPIARKDSKKRSGMSL
- the MAPK13 gene encoding mitogen-activated protein kinase 13 isoform X1; amino-acid sequence: MNIARRRGFYRQEVNKTLWELPRRYTSLHPVGSGAYGSVCSAIDKKTGEKVAIKKLCRPFQSEIFAKRAYRELMLLKHMQHENVIGLLDVFTSATSYQGFQDFYLVMPYMRTDLQKIMGHEFSDEKIQYLVYQMLKGLKYIHSAGIIHRDLKPGNLAVNEDCQLKILDFGLARHADAEMTGYVVTRWYRAPEVILNWMHYNQTVDIWSIGCIMAEMLTGKTLFKGKDYLDQLTQILKVTGHPGEDFVEKLEDKAAKSYIKSLPKIPKKDLSVLFPKANPQAVDLLDKMLQLDVEKRLTATEALAHPYFDQFRDVEEETEAQQSYDDSLEHEKLSIDEWRKHIYKEILSFSPIARKDSKKRSGMSL